From the genome of Vicinamibacterales bacterium, one region includes:
- a CDS encoding N-acetylmuramoyl-L-alanine amidase, whose protein sequence is MNNRWFRFIRMVGERLTHRVRWPLLLVLCLLGTVLQATDRPTQAQQQSLTVMMATGHQTVAVAQVNNRQMVALSDLASVFGLSVQEDSLADGLTVAYRDEVVVLPATQNLASVGGRIVTLPSPPVRTSSGWYVPIEFLDRVLGLVINTSIERRQQSGLVIVGDLRVPTVDVGYTVGNGRVQIIFEVTPPAPYTIEEDQQHLLVKFEADALDLSLPEAGSGSLVTSIQRGPEPSWLTINLGSEYASFQSALGNSVTGTSTLLVSVLSESVTSEITAASTPSQPSVNETTPPLTELTAPTVVRTIVLDPGHGGDDHGAVGPSGVLEKQVTLQVAERLQRAIESRLGLRVVMTRNDDRMVRLDERAAIANNNKADLFISLHANAALTPLPAGAGVSYLSLDDASGTSREGSDNRSVSVLGGGLRNIEAVSWEMAQISHIDQSAMFAAIVDAQLRTLVDVRPSRSQAAPLRVLTGANMPAVLVELGFLSNPNEEQKLTSGSFRETLVQALFESVVGFRVHVEQPISPEVGNAFWEEP, encoded by the coding sequence TTGAATAATCGTTGGTTTCGATTTATCCGGATGGTTGGAGAGCGTCTCACTCATCGCGTCAGATGGCCACTGCTACTCGTGCTCTGCCTATTGGGCACGGTCCTACAGGCCACCGACCGTCCAACCCAAGCCCAACAACAATCACTGACGGTAATGATGGCTACCGGTCATCAGACCGTGGCAGTCGCACAAGTGAACAACCGTCAGATGGTCGCATTAAGTGACCTCGCCTCGGTGTTTGGCCTGAGTGTACAAGAGGATTCGCTGGCTGACGGCCTGACCGTCGCCTACCGCGACGAAGTGGTCGTCCTCCCCGCCACGCAGAACCTCGCGTCGGTGGGCGGTCGCATTGTCACCCTTCCTTCGCCTCCGGTCCGTACCTCCAGTGGCTGGTATGTTCCAATCGAGTTTCTGGATCGGGTGCTAGGACTCGTTATCAACACTTCGATCGAACGGCGGCAGCAGTCGGGACTCGTCATCGTTGGGGATCTACGCGTTCCCACTGTGGATGTGGGATACACAGTCGGCAATGGTCGGGTCCAAATCATTTTTGAAGTCACCCCACCGGCGCCCTACACGATTGAGGAGGATCAACAGCACCTACTCGTCAAATTCGAAGCCGACGCCCTCGACCTTTCGCTACCAGAAGCGGGTTCGGGTTCACTGGTTACCAGCATTCAGCGTGGTCCCGAACCATCTTGGTTGACCATCAACCTAGGTTCTGAATATGCAAGTTTTCAATCTGCCCTGGGAAATAGTGTCACTGGCACGTCGACCCTACTGGTCAGCGTATTGTCCGAAAGTGTAACCAGCGAAATAACTGCCGCGAGCACTCCCTCGCAGCCTTCGGTCAACGAGACCACTCCCCCGCTTACTGAACTCACAGCACCAACTGTCGTGCGCACAATAGTCCTCGACCCTGGGCACGGTGGGGACGACCACGGCGCTGTTGGACCAAGTGGCGTTCTCGAAAAGCAAGTCACGCTCCAGGTAGCGGAGCGACTTCAACGTGCAATCGAAAGTCGTCTCGGTCTACGTGTGGTGATGACGCGTAACGACGACCGAATGGTTCGTCTTGACGAACGAGCAGCCATCGCAAACAACAATAAGGCTGATCTATTCATCAGCTTGCACGCAAACGCAGCACTCACTCCTCTCCCAGCCGGTGCCGGGGTCTCGTATCTGAGTCTCGACGACGCAAGCGGAACTTCTCGAGAAGGCTCTGACAATCGGAGTGTCTCAGTGTTAGGTGGTGGCTTGCGTAACATCGAAGCTGTGTCATGGGAAATGGCGCAAATCAGCCACATAGACCAATCAGCGATGTTCGCGGCGATTGTTGATGCGCAATTGCGCACTCTGGTCGATGTCAGACCGAGTCGGTCGCAGGCTGCTCCACTTCGAGTCCTGACTGGCGCAAATATGCCGGCAGTGCTAGTAGAATTGGGTTTTCTGTCGAATCCTAATGAGGAGCAGAAGCTAACCTCGGGCTCCTTTCGGGAAACTTTGGTCCAGGCACTCTTTGAAAGCGTCGTCGGCTTTCGGGTCCACGTCGAACAACCGATTAGTCCTGAGGTCGGTAACGCATTTTGGGAGGAACCGTGA
- a CDS encoding SEC-C metal-binding domain-containing protein, producing the protein MKAERNAPCPCGSGKKYKKCCMAKDGPLNSRTAMLLFAVLLLGGVVGIVISMTNAREGTEVNRIWSPEHGHWHDVR; encoded by the coding sequence GTGAAAGCCGAGCGAAATGCACCTTGCCCCTGCGGGAGTGGCAAGAAATATAAGAAATGCTGCATGGCCAAGGACGGGCCACTGAACTCTAGGACAGCCATGCTACTGTTCGCAGTCCTTCTACTCGGCGGGGTCGTTGGTATCGTTATTTCCATGACGAACGCGCGTGAGGGGACAGAGGTCAATAGAATTTGGTCGCCCGAACACGGTCATTGGCACGACGTGCGCTAG
- a CDS encoding putative porin, which produces MFNVGFMRRVVQRLAAVYAFTVMVLGATAVSAQSSWSERITIGGDFRVRHEGFFQDDTRARQRLRIRARLALDTEINNDVHFGIRLASGDVGNPISTNQTMTDLLTTKPMNLDRAFLTYSPSNAVTIGGGKFGLPVTRTQMTFDNDLNWEGVYQQFRNTTGPVSVKFVAAQVPLQENNTSPDAFLFAGYGEVGISLETVSWHLSIADYAFRDVNAVALAQISKDVGRNTNALSVNAQGNTTGFTSGFNLLDIIARATVSTGHPSYPLQLTANMVKNTKAATDEDFGVWVTAAIGRASEPGSFQFTYTFARVERDAALSAFSYSDNRGTNLSMHKPSVSYMVVPGIHVDFNVILTKRLSIAAGQLNTLHKRTRLDARISF; this is translated from the coding sequence ATGTTCAACGTCGGATTTATGCGCAGAGTAGTTCAACGGTTGGCGGCTGTGTACGCCTTCACCGTTATGGTATTAGGCGCAACTGCAGTTTCGGCACAATCAAGCTGGTCTGAGCGCATCACCATTGGTGGAGATTTTCGTGTGCGACACGAGGGATTTTTTCAAGATGATACAAGAGCTCGCCAACGCCTCCGGATTCGAGCACGCCTAGCACTGGACACTGAGATCAACAACGATGTCCACTTTGGCATTCGTCTCGCTTCTGGCGACGTTGGAAATCCGATTTCCACAAACCAAACCATGACCGACCTGTTAACTACAAAACCAATGAATCTCGATCGAGCATTCCTCACATACAGCCCATCAAACGCTGTCACGATTGGCGGAGGAAAGTTCGGGTTGCCAGTGACGCGAACTCAGATGACCTTCGATAATGACCTCAACTGGGAGGGCGTTTACCAGCAGTTTCGGAACACAACTGGGCCGGTCTCGGTCAAATTCGTGGCCGCCCAGGTACCCCTTCAGGAAAACAATACAAGCCCAGACGCCTTTCTGTTCGCCGGCTACGGCGAAGTTGGAATATCACTCGAAACTGTGAGCTGGCATCTCTCCATTGCCGATTATGCGTTTCGTGATGTCAATGCTGTTGCACTTGCTCAGATATCAAAAGATGTCGGACGCAATACCAACGCACTCAGTGTGAATGCGCAGGGCAACACGACCGGATTCACATCTGGCTTCAACCTCCTAGATATCATCGCTCGCGCCACTGTGAGTACTGGCCATCCAAGCTACCCCCTCCAACTCACCGCTAACATGGTGAAGAACACCAAGGCAGCCACAGACGAGGACTTCGGCGTCTGGGTCACCGCAGCGATCGGTCGTGCGTCAGAACCAGGCTCGTTTCAATTCACCTATACCTTCGCTCGGGTCGAGCGGGATGCTGCACTCTCAGCCTTTTCGTATTCCGACAACCGCGGAACCAACCTGTCAATGCATAAGCCTAGCGTGTCGTATATGGTGGTGCCGGGAATACACGTCGATTTCAATGTCATTTTAACGAAGAGGCTGTCGATTGCAGCAGGGCAACTCAACACCCTACACAAACGAACCCGACTCGATGCACGGATCTCTTTCTGA
- a CDS encoding dicarboxylate/amino acid:cation symporter: protein MALHTKILLGLIVGAVLGIVINLSTDGSPATEQFVSSVTEPIGRVWLNALIMVVIPLIVSTLSVGIAGLGSLKRLGRIGVVAMLSFLSLTALSTVLGLTAVNLMKPGEGLDASVTQRLMETYQGDSDAMGLADGAFGIDLFVRIVPRNPVQAAANGEMLAVIFFALMIGVGLTIVPKEKGQPLLNFLESLGQVTIAIIGLVMKVAPLGVACLIFSVTARFGFEILFNLLKYIMTVVGSLAIFFIVGYSLILRFVAKRDPIEFMKRARVVILTGFSTSSSNATLPTTMRVAREELGISKAVAGFVLPLGATMNMNGTALFEGVTVLFIAQVFGVNLPLSSQLIVILMSVVTAIGVAGVPGGSIPLLMMVLGIVGVPVEGIAIVLGVDRILDMCRTTLNVGGDLVTATIVDRFEGGRSTDTEYSQQDIGERH, encoded by the coding sequence ATGGCTCTTCACACAAAAATCCTCCTGGGCCTGATAGTTGGTGCGGTGCTCGGCATCGTCATCAACTTGTCAACGGATGGCTCTCCCGCGACAGAACAATTTGTGAGTTCGGTGACTGAACCGATCGGGCGTGTCTGGTTGAACGCGTTGATCATGGTGGTCATTCCACTCATCGTGTCGACGTTGTCGGTTGGGATTGCAGGGTTAGGTAGCCTTAAACGCCTAGGACGCATTGGTGTTGTCGCGATGTTGAGCTTCCTGAGCTTGACGGCGCTCTCAACGGTCTTAGGTCTGACAGCCGTCAATCTCATGAAGCCGGGCGAGGGACTCGACGCCTCAGTGACCCAACGGCTTATGGAGACCTACCAAGGTGACTCGGACGCAATGGGACTCGCCGACGGGGCATTTGGCATTGATCTATTCGTACGGATTGTGCCCCGTAATCCGGTCCAGGCTGCGGCCAATGGCGAGATGCTCGCCGTCATTTTTTTCGCCTTAATGATCGGGGTTGGGCTGACCATCGTGCCCAAGGAAAAAGGGCAGCCGTTACTGAATTTTCTTGAAAGCCTCGGCCAAGTCACAATCGCCATTATCGGCTTGGTAATGAAAGTGGCACCGTTAGGCGTAGCCTGTTTAATTTTCAGTGTAACCGCGCGCTTCGGCTTCGAAATTCTTTTTAATTTATTGAAATACATAATGACCGTCGTTGGCAGCCTCGCGATCTTCTTCATCGTGGGCTATTCGCTGATTCTAAGATTCGTGGCCAAGCGTGATCCAATCGAATTTATGAAACGCGCGCGGGTCGTGATCCTCACTGGGTTCTCCACTTCCTCCAGTAACGCCACTTTGCCCACAACGATGCGGGTCGCGCGTGAGGAACTGGGCATCTCCAAAGCGGTAGCAGGATTCGTGCTGCCCCTCGGCGCAACGATGAATATGAACGGTACAGCGTTGTTCGAAGGGGTAACGGTGTTGTTCATCGCGCAGGTTTTCGGTGTAAATCTCCCTCTCAGTAGTCAACTGATCGTGATCCTCATGTCGGTAGTGACAGCGATTGGCGTAGCTGGCGTCCCAGGTGGTTCAATCCCACTCCTAATGATGGTGCTCGGAATCGTAGGGGTGCCAGTTGAAGGGATCGCCATCGTGCTTGGTGTCGATCGGATCCTCGATATGTGCCGGACGACGCTAAACGTCGGCGGTGACCTCGTGACCGCAACGATTGTTGATCGCTTTGAAGGCGGCCGGTCGACCGACACCGAGTACTCACAGCAGGATATCGGTGAACGACACTAG
- a CDS encoding PhoU domain-containing protein: protein MLSELLSIFRADNPLHTMGASFKEMLQLTCNMTLSAGGICFGEKTSAEDRTRIYEDDVQVNKLEREIRKKVVSHLSIQGKTPDVPYSLLLMSLVKDVERLGDYAKNLAEVVDIRSGPLPKDALVQELQEIRQGVETSFQVAAEVFASSNRERAIELIHQGRDAAHRCDALVRRISQSDYDASTTTVLVLATRYYKRIGGHVLNVLSSVVMPLHKVDYYDEDVLTGV, encoded by the coding sequence ATGCTCAGCGAACTACTTAGTATTTTCCGCGCTGATAATCCACTTCATACCATGGGCGCCTCTTTCAAGGAGATGCTTCAGTTGACCTGCAATATGACCTTGTCAGCTGGTGGGATTTGCTTTGGAGAAAAAACTTCGGCTGAAGATCGCACTCGCATTTACGAAGACGATGTGCAAGTGAACAAGCTGGAGCGCGAAATTCGGAAAAAAGTCGTGTCACACCTTTCTATTCAAGGCAAGACGCCTGATGTTCCCTATTCGCTATTGTTAATGAGTCTTGTGAAGGACGTCGAACGTCTCGGCGACTACGCTAAAAACTTGGCAGAGGTCGTCGATATTCGTTCAGGACCATTACCTAAAGATGCGCTCGTGCAGGAATTGCAGGAAATTCGGCAAGGCGTGGAAACCTCCTTTCAGGTGGCGGCGGAAGTGTTCGCATCATCCAATCGTGAACGAGCAATTGAATTGATTCACCAGGGTCGGGATGCTGCTCATCGGTGCGACGCGCTTGTCAGACGGATCAGTCAATCGGACTACGATGCAAGCACTACAACCGTGCTAGTCTTAGCCACACGCTATTACAAACGGATCGGTGGGCATGTGCTGAACGTGCTCTCTAGTGTGGTCATGCCCTTACACAAAGTCGATTACTATGATGAAGACGTCTTGACAGGTGTGTAA
- a CDS encoding Na/Pi symporter, whose product MTRHTSSEKQELTSVIRRVLSVVFLLFVFLLGVKGLGDGFKLFGTDFLDSFFSLTANPFVGIFVGVLATTLVQSSSVSTSMIVGLVAAPDNPLPLANAVPMIMGANIGTTVTCTVVSLAHMGRRDEFERAFSMAGCHDFFNILAVMVLLPLELMTGYLQSTARFLSTVVVGIGSFTYESPFKALLSFAFTPIQSLAEAIFNVEWGQAFFLVGISAALIFVALWLIVKLMRSLVISRIETAVASALGSSAVFAMAIGVIVTVMVQSSSITTSIMVPLAAAGVLKLEQAFPITIGANIGTTITAMGAALAVSGPNALAGVEIAIVHLFFNLSGTILIYPVRRIRQVPLQAARMLAAAAVRSKKLALFYVATMFYGFPALLIYVTQLLK is encoded by the coding sequence ATGACAAGACACACATCGTCTGAAAAGCAAGAACTCACATCTGTCATCCGACGGGTTCTGTCGGTTGTGTTTTTACTTTTCGTATTTTTGCTTGGCGTCAAAGGGCTCGGCGATGGATTCAAGCTGTTCGGTACAGATTTCCTAGACAGCTTCTTCAGTCTGACTGCAAATCCCTTTGTCGGGATCTTCGTAGGGGTGCTGGCCACAACGCTAGTGCAGAGTTCATCGGTGTCGACGTCCATGATCGTTGGACTGGTAGCCGCACCGGACAACCCTCTGCCGTTAGCTAATGCTGTTCCGATGATTATGGGTGCCAATATTGGGACGACGGTTACCTGTACGGTTGTCTCATTGGCGCACATGGGACGGCGCGACGAGTTCGAAAGAGCGTTCTCGATGGCCGGCTGCCATGACTTCTTTAACATCTTGGCGGTAATGGTCTTACTGCCATTGGAATTAATGACAGGCTATCTGCAGAGCACTGCAAGATTCTTGTCTACGGTAGTTGTCGGAATAGGTAGTTTCACATATGAGAGCCCATTCAAGGCATTGTTGAGCTTTGCTTTTACCCCTATCCAGAGCTTAGCGGAAGCAATATTCAACGTAGAGTGGGGACAAGCTTTTTTCTTGGTCGGTATCAGCGCGGCGCTGATCTTTGTAGCACTTTGGCTAATCGTAAAATTGATGCGTTCCTTGGTAATCTCACGCATCGAAACCGCGGTGGCCAGTGCGCTTGGTTCAAGTGCGGTGTTCGCGATGGCGATTGGGGTCATCGTTACCGTCATGGTGCAATCGAGTTCGATTACGACGTCAATTATGGTTCCGTTAGCTGCCGCTGGCGTCCTCAAGCTAGAACAGGCGTTTCCGATTACGATCGGTGCAAACATCGGAACGACCATAACTGCGATGGGTGCCGCGTTGGCCGTGTCCGGACCGAATGCTTTGGCTGGGGTCGAGATCGCCATAGTGCACTTGTTTTTCAACCTTAGCGGAACGATACTGATTTATCCCGTTAGAAGGATTCGTCAGGTGCCACTGCAGGCCGCCAGAATGCTTGCAGCGGCGGCTGTTAGGTCCAAGAAGTTAGCTCTGTTCTATGTCGCGACTATGTTTTACGGTTTTCCAGCACTGCTGATATATGTAACGCAGTTATTAAAGTGA
- a CDS encoding PQQ-binding-like beta-propeller repeat protein, with product MRSKRQSSRLLWMWLALTCTILLTLPMVAGAQDPASENTEWPYLGGDAWHTRYSPADQIDASNFEFLEVAWEWDASSFGPSTNRATASYVGGKLITVTGNRRHVIALDPETGELLWSFTEPNTPRFEYSMRQGYGKGVAYAKVDGRGVIFITSPAFFLHALDAETGRPLENWGAPVPIEGFGQTGTVDLVADLIQDWGPWLNANQPYDPYTGIPLELGYITSSSPPIVVNDVVVVGNSAEQGYNQTRQEMVPGDILGYDARTGDFLWKFNVIPRPGEVGHETWLNDAWMWTGDVSSWAPMSADPELGLVYIPTNSATLDFYGGFRPGDNLFSASLIALDVKTGERAWHYQMVHHDIWNYDTPTAPVLLDVTVDGQEIKGIYQATKQAFLYALNRETGEPIWPIEEREVPESNVPGERLSPTQPFPTKPAPFDLQGRTEEHLIDYTPDIRQRALAVAQRENSFAPLFNPPTHIGNEQGLGPARVCPGGTGGVNISGPPVADPQSGVIFITSHSGCSDVSVAPGIDSPQEGPAQTGTTVVAFSRSRMGGGGGRRSGANPESIDGLSIWKGPIGRISAIDLNTGEYLWVIPNGDASEEQQEAIRNHPLLQGVNNVPSNPGRRGHAAMTVTPTLLFASGQTSDGIPHIFAIDKRTGDRLGAVEIPGTTRYGMSTWVHEGKQHVIVQLSDGLAAMALP from the coding sequence ATGAGAAGCAAGAGGCAAAGCTCAAGACTACTGTGGATGTGGCTCGCCCTCACCTGTACCATCCTGCTGACCCTACCCATGGTCGCCGGAGCGCAGGACCCCGCGAGCGAAAATACTGAGTGGCCATACCTCGGTGGGGATGCCTGGCACACACGCTATTCCCCAGCGGACCAGATCGACGCATCAAATTTTGAGTTCCTCGAGGTGGCATGGGAGTGGGACGCATCAAGTTTTGGGCCCAGCACCAACCGCGCCACGGCGAGTTATGTTGGTGGCAAACTGATCACGGTCACCGGTAATCGCCGTCATGTGATCGCTCTCGACCCAGAGACAGGCGAACTGCTGTGGAGCTTCACCGAGCCGAACACTCCCCGCTTCGAGTATTCCATGCGGCAGGGTTATGGTAAGGGCGTCGCCTATGCCAAGGTCGACGGCCGCGGGGTCATCTTCATCACTAGCCCAGCATTCTTCTTGCACGCGTTAGACGCAGAAACAGGACGACCGCTTGAGAATTGGGGTGCGCCCGTGCCGATCGAAGGTTTTGGACAAACCGGCACGGTCGACCTCGTCGCAGATTTAATCCAGGACTGGGGTCCCTGGCTCAACGCGAATCAGCCCTACGACCCATACACCGGGATCCCCCTTGAGCTTGGCTACATCACCAGTTCCTCACCACCGATCGTCGTCAACGATGTGGTCGTCGTGGGTAACTCAGCTGAGCAAGGCTACAACCAGACCCGGCAGGAAATGGTGCCGGGAGACATTCTGGGTTACGACGCACGGACCGGTGATTTTCTGTGGAAGTTCAACGTCATTCCACGGCCTGGAGAAGTCGGTCACGAGACCTGGTTAAACGACGCCTGGATGTGGACGGGTGATGTTTCTTCCTGGGCACCCATGTCAGCCGACCCTGAGCTTGGCTTGGTCTACATCCCTACCAACAGTGCCACGCTGGACTTTTATGGTGGGTTCCGCCCTGGCGATAATCTTTTTTCCGCAAGTCTCATCGCACTGGACGTTAAAACTGGTGAACGGGCATGGCACTACCAAATGGTGCATCACGATATTTGGAACTACGACACCCCAACGGCTCCGGTCCTTTTGGACGTCACCGTTGATGGCCAGGAAATCAAGGGTATCTACCAAGCTACTAAGCAGGCGTTCCTGTACGCGTTGAACCGAGAGACCGGAGAACCCATCTGGCCAATCGAGGAACGTGAAGTGCCTGAATCGAACGTGCCGGGCGAGCGACTCTCGCCAACACAGCCGTTCCCGACTAAACCAGCGCCATTCGACCTACAGGGGCGTACCGAGGAACACCTGATTGACTACACCCCAGATATCAGACAGCGCGCGTTGGCCGTTGCGCAACGAGAAAATTCCTTCGCACCTCTCTTCAATCCGCCCACGCATATTGGTAACGAGCAAGGGCTCGGACCAGCCCGTGTTTGCCCCGGGGGTACGGGCGGTGTGAACATCTCCGGTCCGCCCGTAGCTGACCCACAGTCAGGGGTTATCTTCATTACGTCACATAGCGGTTGCAGTGACGTATCAGTGGCCCCTGGTATTGATTCCCCGCAAGAGGGCCCAGCCCAAACCGGGACGACCGTCGTCGCCTTTTCCCGTAGCCGCATGGGTGGTGGCGGGGGCCGGCGTTCTGGCGCCAACCCGGAAAGTATCGACGGTCTTTCGATCTGGAAGGGACCCATCGGGCGGATCAGTGCAATCGACCTAAACACCGGCGAGTACCTTTGGGTGATCCCGAACGGCGATGCGTCAGAAGAACAGCAGGAAGCCATCCGCAACCACCCTCTCCTGCAGGGAGTCAACAACGTGCCTAGTAATCCTGGAAGACGTGGCCACGCTGCGATGACCGTGACACCCACACTCCTCTTCGCTTCTGGTCAGACCAGTGATGGTATCCCGCACATCTTCGCGATCGACAAGCGCACTGGGGACCGTTTGGGTGCTGTTGAAATTCCTGGGACCACCCGGTATGGCATGTCGACCTGGGTACATGAAGGCAAACAGCACGTCATCGTTCAACTCAGTGACGGGCTGGCCGCCATGGCTCTACCTTAA
- the arsJ gene encoding organoarsenical effux MFS transporter ArsJ has translation MNTRGYVIVTASYWALTLTDGALRMLVTLYFHQLGYTSLDLALLFLLYEFCGILTNLLGGWLAARLGLRVTLLAGLWLQVVALLMLSFVQPTWTLVLSVGYVMAAQALSGIAKDLMKLSSKSAVKSFVSGQDASTLFRWVGWLTGSKNALKGLGFFMGGVMLDTIGFSFSLWVMAGGLLAVLVLATGQLTRDLGRSKRQVTFSQIFSRRPAINILSLGRLCLFGSRDVWFVVALPLFLIDVMGWSFAWVGACLASWIIGYGLVQAVAPKALSIAGESVITARTAQICGSVLIVVSGGLAMGASNVMPSIGVVLTGLAAFGIVFALNSSVHSYLVLAYAEFDTVAMDVGFYYMANAAGRLLGTLMSGWLYLETGLAGCLWMSMGLVVTATGLMFALPPIKYASAPTSK, from the coding sequence ATGAATACTCGTGGTTACGTCATTGTTACCGCCTCGTATTGGGCTCTGACCTTGACGGATGGTGCGCTCCGTATGCTGGTGACGTTGTACTTTCACCAGCTTGGTTACACTTCGCTCGACCTTGCCCTACTCTTTCTTCTCTACGAGTTTTGCGGCATTCTCACCAACTTGCTTGGTGGGTGGCTTGCGGCACGCTTAGGTCTGCGCGTCACACTCCTGGCCGGCTTGTGGTTGCAAGTCGTGGCCTTGCTGATGCTCTCGTTCGTGCAGCCAACGTGGACACTGGTGTTATCAGTTGGCTATGTAATGGCCGCTCAGGCGCTCTCGGGTATCGCTAAGGACTTAATGAAGTTGAGTTCCAAGAGTGCCGTCAAATCTTTTGTGTCTGGACAAGATGCATCCACTTTGTTTCGATGGGTTGGCTGGTTGACTGGCTCCAAGAATGCTCTCAAAGGATTGGGTTTCTTTATGGGCGGCGTGATGTTGGACACAATCGGTTTTTCCTTTTCGCTCTGGGTCATGGCTGGCGGACTCTTGGCCGTTTTGGTGCTGGCGACAGGGCAGCTAACGAGAGACCTTGGCAGGAGTAAGCGCCAAGTGACCTTTTCACAGATATTTTCCAGACGCCCCGCAATCAATATTCTTTCACTTGGTCGTCTCTGTCTGTTCGGTTCACGTGACGTTTGGTTCGTCGTGGCACTGCCGCTATTTTTAATCGATGTGATGGGCTGGAGCTTCGCGTGGGTCGGTGCCTGTCTCGCAAGTTGGATTATCGGCTACGGCTTGGTGCAAGCGGTTGCGCCTAAGGCTTTGAGTATTGCTGGCGAGTCAGTCATAACTGCTCGGACAGCTCAAATCTGCGGCAGCGTGTTGATAGTGGTGTCTGGCGGTCTAGCCATGGGTGCCTCGAATGTTATGCCGTCGATTGGCGTAGTGCTCACAGGTCTTGCCGCGTTCGGTATTGTCTTTGCTCTAAACTCATCCGTGCATTCGTATCTGGTGCTGGCGTACGCTGAATTTGATACGGTGGCAATGGACGTTGGTTTTTATTACATGGCCAATGCGGCAGGACGGTTGCTCGGCACGTTGATGTCGGGATGGTTATACCTGGAGACCGGACTGGCAGGGTGTTTATGGATGTCTATGGGTTTGGTTGTAACGGCCACCGGCCTTATGTTCGCCTTGCCGCCCATTAAGTATGCATCGGCGCCGACATCGAAATGA
- a CDS encoding 5-oxoprolinase subunit PxpA has translation MRIDLNCDMGESFGSYTIGNDECVMRSITSANIACGFHAGDPSVIRRTIRLALASGVAIGAHPGFPDLVGFGRREMKVTPDEVEDFVMYQVSAVAGLAAAEGTRLQHVKAHGALYNLAARDADIAAAIARGVATLDRSLILFGLAGSELLIAGRAAGLRVAAEAFADRAYTPDGALASRREAATVIHDPERVVSRVLQMVLKGTVQATDGSTVTLAAETVCVHGDTQGAERLTEKLKAALETADVTLQAVGCSSK, from the coding sequence ATGAGAATCGACCTCAATTGCGACATGGGGGAGTCGTTCGGCTCCTACACCATCGGCAACGACGAGTGCGTGATGCGGAGCATCACGTCGGCGAACATTGCCTGCGGCTTTCACGCCGGGGATCCCTCGGTGATCCGACGGACGATCCGACTGGCTCTCGCGTCTGGCGTGGCGATTGGCGCGCATCCGGGGTTTCCCGACCTGGTCGGATTCGGGCGACGCGAGATGAAGGTGACACCGGACGAGGTTGAGGACTTCGTCATGTATCAAGTCAGCGCGGTCGCCGGCCTCGCCGCAGCCGAGGGGACGCGGCTACAGCACGTCAAGGCGCACGGTGCGCTCTACAATCTGGCCGCGCGCGACGCCGACATCGCGGCCGCGATTGCACGCGGCGTTGCTACCCTTGACCGTTCGTTGATCCTCTTCGGCCTAGCAGGCTCGGAACTTCTCATCGCCGGACGTGCTGCCGGCCTCAGGGTCGCGGCGGAGGCGTTCGCCGACCGCGCCTATACACCCGACGGTGCTCTGGCCTCACGTCGAGAGGCTGCGACGGTGATCCATGACCCTGAGCGGGTCGTCTCACGCGTGCTCCAGATGGTGCTCAAAGGCACGGTCCAGGCGACTGACGGCTCGACTGTCACCCTCGCCGCCGAAACGGTCTGCGTGCACGGCGACACCCAGGGGGCGGAACGGCTCACCGAGAAACTCAAGGCCGCGCTCGAGACGGCGGACGTTACCCTGCAGGCCGTCGGGTGTTCCTCGAAATGA